A genomic window from Cydia amplana chromosome 3, ilCydAmpl1.1, whole genome shotgun sequence includes:
- the LOC134662479 gene encoding ubiquitin carboxyl-terminal hydrolase 46 isoform X1, producing the protein MSICQDLGLNFQQRMGANISQLERDIGSEQFPPNEHYFGLVNFGNTCYSNSVLQALYFCRPFREKVLEYKAKNKRTKETLLSCLADLFYSIATQKKKVGSIAPKKFIARLRKEKEEFDNYMQQDAHEFLNFLINHINEIILAERNQSTLKVQKNASGESVTCNGTSTAPGGGDPTWVHEIFQGTLTSETRCLNCETVSSKDEHFFDLQVDVGQNTSITHCLKCFSDTETLCNDNKFKCDNCSSYQEAQKRMRVKKLPLILALHLKRFKYMEQYNRHIKVSHRVVFPLELRLFNTTKLQSDDAVNPDRLYDLVAVVVHCGSGPNRGHYISIVKSHGFWLLFDDDMVDKIDASAIEDFYGLTSDIQKSSETGYILFYQSRDASC; encoded by the exons ATGTCAATATGTCAGGATCTCGGCCTTAATTTCCAACAGAGAATG GGCGCAAATATATCGCAGTTGGAAAGAGATATTGGTTCAGAACAGTTCCCACCTAATGAACACTACTTTGGTTTAGTCAAT TTTGGCAACACTTGCTACAGCAATTCTGTGTTGCAAGCCCTATACTTCTGCCGTCCATTCAGAGAGAAGGTGCTGGAATACAAGGCGAAGAACAAGCGCACCAAGGAGACGCTGCTCTCGTGTCTAGCAGACCTATTCTATAGTATTGCCACGCAGAAGAAGAAGGTGGGCTCAATAGCTCCAAAGAAATTTATTGCAAGGCTTAGGAAGGAGAAAG AGGAATTCGATAACTACATGCAACAAGATGCCCATGAGTTTCTAAACTTCCTTATCAATCATATAAATGAAATTATTCTAG CGGAACGTAACCAGAGCACTCTTAAAGTTCAGAAGAACGCCTCTGGCGAGAGCGTGACATGCAATGGCACAAGCACAGCGCCTGGTGGCGGAGACCCGACGTGGGTGCACGAAATATTCCAGGGCACACTCACCAGCGAGACCCGCTGTCTCAATTGTgagacagtcagcagcaaagaCGAGCATTTTTTCGACCTGcag GTAGACGTAGGCCAGAACACAAGCATAACGCACTGTCTAAAATGCTTCAGCGACACGGAGACATTATGCAACGACAACAAATTCAAGTGTGATAACTGCAGTAGCTACCAGGAGGCGCAGAAGAGGATGCGAGTGAAGAAACTGCCGCTCATACTCGCGCTTCACCTCAAGAGATTCAAGTATATGGAGCAATATAATAGGCATATAAAAGTGTCGCATAGAGTTGTGTTTCCCTTGGAGCTCAGGTTATTTAACACG ACCAAATTGCAGTCTGACGACGCGGTGAACCCTGACCGGTTGTACGACCTCGTGGCCGTGGTGGTGCACTGCGGCTCCGGACCCAACCGCGGCCATTACATCAGCATCGTCAAGAGCCACGGCTTCTGGCTGCTGTTCGACGACGACATGGTCGAT AAAATAGACGCGTCAGCTATAGAAGATTTCTACGGCCTAACTTCAGATATACAAAAATCGTCAGAAACGGGATATATACTATTTTATCAATCTAGAGATGCTAGCTGTTAA
- the LOC134662479 gene encoding ubiquitin carboxyl-terminal hydrolase 46 isoform X2, giving the protein MSICQDLGLNFQQRMGANISQLERDIGSEQFPPNEHYFGLVNFGNTCYSNSVLQALYFCRPFREKVLEYKAKNKRTKETLLSCLADLFYSIATQKKKVGSIAPKKFIARLRKEKEEFDNYMQQDAHEFLNFLINHINEIILAERNQSTLKVQKNASGESVTCNGTSTAPGGGDPTWVHEIFQGTLTSETRCLNCETVSSKDEHFFDLQVDVGQNTSITHCLKCFSDTETLCNDNKFKCDNCSSYQEAQKRMRVKKLPLILALHLKRFKYMEQYNRHIKVSHRVVFPLELRLFNTSDDAVNPDRLYDLVAVVVHCGSGPNRGHYISIVKSHGFWLLFDDDMVDKIDASAIEDFYGLTSDIQKSSETGYILFYQSRDASC; this is encoded by the exons ATGTCAATATGTCAGGATCTCGGCCTTAATTTCCAACAGAGAATG GGCGCAAATATATCGCAGTTGGAAAGAGATATTGGTTCAGAACAGTTCCCACCTAATGAACACTACTTTGGTTTAGTCAAT TTTGGCAACACTTGCTACAGCAATTCTGTGTTGCAAGCCCTATACTTCTGCCGTCCATTCAGAGAGAAGGTGCTGGAATACAAGGCGAAGAACAAGCGCACCAAGGAGACGCTGCTCTCGTGTCTAGCAGACCTATTCTATAGTATTGCCACGCAGAAGAAGAAGGTGGGCTCAATAGCTCCAAAGAAATTTATTGCAAGGCTTAGGAAGGAGAAAG AGGAATTCGATAACTACATGCAACAAGATGCCCATGAGTTTCTAAACTTCCTTATCAATCATATAAATGAAATTATTCTAG CGGAACGTAACCAGAGCACTCTTAAAGTTCAGAAGAACGCCTCTGGCGAGAGCGTGACATGCAATGGCACAAGCACAGCGCCTGGTGGCGGAGACCCGACGTGGGTGCACGAAATATTCCAGGGCACACTCACCAGCGAGACCCGCTGTCTCAATTGTgagacagtcagcagcaaagaCGAGCATTTTTTCGACCTGcag GTAGACGTAGGCCAGAACACAAGCATAACGCACTGTCTAAAATGCTTCAGCGACACGGAGACATTATGCAACGACAACAAATTCAAGTGTGATAACTGCAGTAGCTACCAGGAGGCGCAGAAGAGGATGCGAGTGAAGAAACTGCCGCTCATACTCGCGCTTCACCTCAAGAGATTCAAGTATATGGAGCAATATAATAGGCATATAAAAGTGTCGCATAGAGTTGTGTTTCCCTTGGAGCTCAGGTTATTTAACACG TCTGACGACGCGGTGAACCCTGACCGGTTGTACGACCTCGTGGCCGTGGTGGTGCACTGCGGCTCCGGACCCAACCGCGGCCATTACATCAGCATCGTCAAGAGCCACGGCTTCTGGCTGCTGTTCGACGACGACATGGTCGAT AAAATAGACGCGTCAGCTATAGAAGATTTCTACGGCCTAACTTCAGATATACAAAAATCGTCAGAAACGGGATATATACTATTTTATCAATCTAGAGATGCTAGCTGTTAA
- the LOC134662940 gene encoding nitric oxide synthase-interacting protein homolog, which yields MTRHARNCTAGAVYTYHEKKKDAAASGYGTQSERVGKDSVKNFDDCSLTLQPCRNPVVTKEGYLFDKEAILEYVISKKTEYTRKLKRYEKQLKKEENEKNELAAAEKEANLIKFMNREKNISSSTSKNSESGPSSSHSVSNLANGKDKHLPSFWVPAMLPDAKISKVEKPDPTVYCPISGKPLKMKDLIEVKWTLVPDPDDKKSLIAKENRYMCPVTHDILSNAIPCAVIRTTGHVVTMECVENLIKKDWLHPLTGDKLKEKDIIPLQRGGTGYALTNQHLESKNERPVLQA from the exons ATGACTAGACACGCTAGAAACTGTACTGCCGGGGCAGTTTACACTTATCACGAGAAGAAAAAAGACGCAGCAGCATCCGGTTATGGAACCCAAAGCGAACGCGTAGGCAAGGACTCCGTTAAGAACTTCGACGACTGCAGCCTGACTTTGCAGCCTTGCAGGAACCCCGTCGTCACTAAGGAAGGCTATCTCTTCGACAAGGAAGCTATCTTGGAATACGTGATTTCTAAAAAGACCGAATACACCCGTAAGCTGAAACGCTATGAAAAGCAATTAAAAAAAGAAGAGAACGAAAAAAATGAGCTTGCAGCGGCTGAAAAAGAGGCAAACCTTATCAAATTCATGAACAGAGAAAAGAATATATCCAGCTCTACATCTAAGAACTCCGAAAGTGGGCCCTCGTCATCTCATTCTGTCTCAAATCTCGCTAATGGCAAAGACAAGCATTTACCTAGTTTCTGGGTACCAGCAATGTTGCCAGATGCTAAGATTTCTAAAGTCGAGAAGCCAGACCCAACAGTGTACTGCCCAATCAGTGGAAAACCCTTGAAAATGAAAGACCTGATTGAAGTTAAGTGGACATTGGTACCAGACCCGGATGATAAGAAGTCATTGATTGCGAAAGAAAATAGATACATGTGCCCTGTGACACATGATATCCTGAGTAATGCTATTCCATGTGCAGTCATCAG AACAACAGGTCATGTAGTGACAATGGAGTGTGTTGAAAACCTGATAAAAAAGGACTGGCTGCACCCCCTCACGGGAGACAAACTGAAGGAAAAAGACATCATCCCCTTGCAGCGGGGTGGCACAGGCTACGCCCTCACCAACCAGCACTTGGAGAGCAAGAATGAGAGGCCTGTGTTGCAGGCCTGA
- the LOC134662478 gene encoding large ribosomal subunit protein eL21, translated as MTNSKGYRRGTRDLFARRFRTHGVIPLSTYMKVYKVGDIVDIRGNGAVQKGMPHKVYHGKTGRVYNVTAHALGVIVNKRVRGRIIPKRINIRIEHVKHSKCRQDFLKRVKENERLLKEAKAANKIVKLKRQPAAPKPAHIVSGIEKPVLLAPIPYEFIA; from the exons ATGACGAACTCAAAGGGTTACCGCCGCGGTACGAGGGATCTGTTCGCCCGTCGGTTCCGCACCCATGGCGTCATCCCGCTCTCCACGTATATGAAAGTGTACAAAGTTGGAGACATCGTTGACATCAGG GGTAACGGTGCCGTCCAAAAGGGTATGCCACACAAGGTCTACCACGGAAAGACAGGCCGAGTATACAACGTCACAGCCCACGCCTTAGGAGTCATTGTAAACAAGCGAGTTCGTGGCCGCATCATCCCCAAGCGCATCAACATCCGCATTGAGCATGTGAAGCACTCCAAGTGCAGACAGGACTTCCTCAAGCGCGTCAAGGAGAACGAGAGGCTGCTGAAGGAAGCGAAGGCTGCCAACAAGATCGTCAAGCTGAAGAGACAGCCTGCTGCCCCCAAGCCCGCTCATATTGTCAGTGGTATAGAGAAACCTGTGCTGTTGGCTCCAATCCCATATGAATTCATAGCCTAA
- the LOC134662498 gene encoding uncharacterized protein LOC134662498, whose protein sequence is MNGASDNIIVNSCELTPIYLIQDSGVAQATSYVLTPANQVEQKPVSNLKRFYESSGNLEKSVLLNSPEPPVAKPRILKKAEACQIGNNLKLASFLVPKTSAHNVQTKPVHTVNTVNTMNNIVFKPATATVAAASQNVPLTMTHAVPKLDMDRKIVKLKPSDTASRHFRGRSVPKIKPKEVTPEPPKYTSVQLLKLGETYHSLNVLSDDQVKMVNQALNIIKDPEKIPPEPAYDPVTNTRFIYKVVSPKDLKVVGRNKVALKEPRRVAAALDARPVGPVITRSGRKVRLPRQVVQEETHKPRRRPGTVVTCAQCSTDFGSLYQLQKHYESQPTHAPSKTHWSLFHCLLAIVAGSPAEARAKLFIQQLELLVRKLKALLPCLLSGAAAGSEAAQPADIGEDVGRLFGLSSGKYHLDMEALSCVKDKEGHCKHQPAPVSDPAGAGPGLAAGPGLAAGPGLADGGKPSQRWRHQHRDDCARVHTAHAWPAVGSKLQDIKQKTHKNHVKKMRLAPDSEIIELNREDLIALGANGREVPLPQKMISLLKNEIEPETKLDKPTTLDEIKKPKGHVQFHSAHFDIRSSPIKPSSSTVFRTFQINPDKMEKFNVQIIRPLELDQKPDEIIKQTPTTSDCTKLDSIFRDEIEMSCKDVISNELNNGLNFNSSKDWAISSANDDQSHESFIKSNAVIEPSLIHVKDAAMGSLPDSALTYSDINQNADMPVLTDEHDTQDSRLNLSQNQSVLNFLETLGNELTYPEPEIRNAAVDFQLDLFSFNNT, encoded by the exons ATGAACGGGGCATCGGACAACATCATAGTGAATTCTTGTGAACTAACAccgatatatttgatacagGATTCGGGCGTCGCTCAG GCTACGTCTTATGTTTTGACGCCGGCTAACCAAGTTGAACAAAAACCAGTGAGTAACCTCAAAAGATTTTACGAGAGTAGCGGGAACTTGGAAAAGAGTGTTCTGTTGAATAGCCCAGAGCCCCCTGTGGCGAAGCCGAGAATTTTGAAGAAAGCTGAAGCGTGTCAGATTGGAAATAACCTAAAATTAGCCAGTTTTCTTGTGCCCAAGACAAGTGCTCATAATGTTCAGACAAAGCCAGTGCACACAGTAAACACGGTTAACACCATGAACAATATTGTGTTCAAGCCGGCGACGGCCACTGTAGCTGCAGCGAGCCAAAATGTTCCCCTCACCATGACACATGCAGTACCCAAACTGGACATGGACAGGAAGATAGTGAAGTTAAAGCCCTCCGATACAGCTTCAAGGCATTTCCGTGGTCGATCTGTACCAAAGATAAAACCCAAAGAAGT CACACCAGAACCACCAAAATATACATCGGTGCAGTTACTCAAGCTAGGAGAGACATACCATAG TCTCAATGTCCTAAGCGATGACCAGGTGAAAATGGTGAACCAAGCTTTGAACATCATCAAGGATCCAGAAAAGATTCCTCCAGAGCCTGCATATGATCCCGTTACAAATACACGTTTCATATACAA GGTGGTGTCGCCGAAGGACCTGAAGGTGGTGGGGCGCAACAAGGTCGCGCTGAAGGAGCCGCGACGCGTCGCCGCCGCGCTCGACGCGCGCCCCGTGGGG CCGGTGATAACCCGCAGCGGGCGGAAAGTGCGGCTGCCGCGGCAGGTGGTGCAGGAGGAGACGCACAAGCCCCGCCGCAGGCCCGGCACCGTCGTCACCTGCGCCCAGTGTTCCACT GACTTTGGCAGCCTATACCAGCTGCAGAAACACTACGAGAGCCAGCCCACGCACGCGCCGTCCAAGACGCACTGGAGCCTGTTCCACTGCCTGCTGGCCATCGTGGCCGGCTCGCCCGCAGAGGCCCGGGCGAAGCTCTTCATACAACAG TTGGAGCTGCTGGTGCGGAAGCTGAAGGCGCTGCTGCCGTGCCTGCTGTCGGGCGCCGCGGCCGGCTCGGAGGCGGCCCAGCCCGCCGACATCGGCGAAGACGTCGGCag ATTGTTCGGTCTGAGTTCCGGCAAGTACCACCTGGACATGGAAGCGTTAAGCTGCGTCAAGGACAAGGAGGGCCACTGCAAACACCAGCCGGCCCCGGTATCGGACCCGGCCGGCGCCGGCCCCGGCCTCGCCGCCGGCCCCGGCCTCGCCGCCGGCCCCGGCCTCGCCGACGGCGGCAAGCCCTCGCAGCGCTGGCGCCACCAGCACCGCGACGACTGCGCGCGCGTGCACACGGCGCACGCCTGGCCCGCCGTCGGCAGCAAGCTCCAGGACATCAAGCAGAAGACTCACAAAAACCACGTCAAGAAAATGAGACTCGCCCCCGATAGCGAAATAATCGAGCTCAACCGGGAGGACCTGATCGCCCTCGGTGCGAACGGCCGAGAGGTCCCGCTCCCGCAGAAGATGATCTCCCttttaaaaaatgaaattgaacCCGAAACTAAACTCGATAAACCGACGACGTTGGATGAAATCAAGAAACCCAAAGGTCACGTGCAGTTCCATAGTGCGCACTTCGATATCCGCTCGTCCCCTATAAAACCCTCCTCCTCCACAGTTTTCAGGACGTTCCAGATAAATCCGGATAAAATGGAGAAATTTAACGTGCAAATAATAAGGCCTTTGGAGTTAGACCAGAAACCTGATGAAATTATAAAGCAGACGCCGACGACCTCCGATTGTACAAAGTTAGACAGTATATTTAGAGATGAAATAGAAATGTCGTGTAAAGATGTAATAAGTAATGAACTTAACAATGGACTTAATTTCAATAGTAGTAAGGATTGGGCTATATCGTCGGCGAATGACGACCAGTCGCACGAGAGCTTTATAAAATCGAATGCAGTGATAGAACCGTCTCTAATACACGTGAAAGATGCCGCGATGGGTAGTCTACCTGACAGTGCTCTGACTTATAGTGATATTAACCAGAACGCTGATATGCCAGTGTTGACCGACGAACATGATACTCAGGACAGCCGCCTAAATTTGAGTCAGAATCAATCAGTATTGAACTTTCTAGAAACCTTAGGTAATGAACTAACATATCCTGAACCTGAAATTAGAAATGCTGCAGTTGATTTCCAGTTAGacttattttcttttaataatacATAA